The genomic interval TTCTGGGATTTTTCCCATAAATATAAATCCTAACGAAAACACTGCCGCCAAAATAAAGGCAAAGTTTATGTTAGAAATAACCAAAGACAGTCCTGCTAAAACTATAAGAAAAGCGCAACGAGGAAGCGCTATCGCCATTTCTCTATAAATAATAAATTCATCAATTTCTGCGCCTTTATCTTCTGCTTTTTGATATAAAATAGTTTGAAAAGGAATTCCCGCAGAGGTTCTAGCAAATCTATAAAAACCTTGAGCCAAAAAAGCAGAAATGGGGTTGAATACAAAAAACTTTCCGAGCCAGGCGCCAGAAGTAAGCACTGAACCAATAGCTAAAAGTTTGGTTTTGTTCATTTTGTCAGTAATTCTGCCCATATACAAAGTAAAAAATAAAGAGATCATTAAAGCTACAGTAGCCACGCTTCCAATAGTGATATAGCCAATAGCTAAAATAGCTAAAAATAGAGGCCAAATGCAGTTATTTATTGTTCCCTCTATTCCCAAAATGGCAAAAGCTAAATTATGATATCTATTTTCTTTTTTAAATATTCTTTGATAGGCACCGAGATAAGAGTCGGTATAAATTTGATGAATATCTTTGGATAAAAATAAAGGAATAGCTGAGCTGAAAAGGACAGCTAAAACCGTTACAAATAAAGCTGGGTATCCGAAAAGAGCTATAATAGTTCCTCCAATAGCTGGAGCTAAAATTCCTGGCAAAGCAACTACAAAATTAAGCTTGCCTACCTCTTTTCCTAATTTTTTTCCTTCAGAAACACGAGCAAAATTGGTGTGATAAGCAGGCCAGAAAAAAATTATTCCTAACACATATAAGATTATTGATAGAAAAATAAAAAACTGAGAAATATTAAAATAAAGCAGACAGATATAAAATCCCCAAAAAAATGGCAGAGAAACAAGCATAGCTTTTTTAAGGCCAATTTTCATCATTATCTGACCTCCAAATGGCGCTAAGGCTCCTTGTAATCCATAAATTCCGGCGAAGAATAAAAAAGTTAAAGGCAGTGAATTAAAATGTTGATAGATATAAATCGGCACAAATATAGTAATCATCCCAAATCCAAAACCTCGTATAGCCATGCTAGTAAAAAATCTATCTGATTCTCTTTTCAGGAAGAAAAATAAATATGAAACTGGATTTATATTAGAAAAAGTCATTTCTCAATTATATCTTAATTTCAAAGAATAAAAAAGAGCTGACTATTTACCGCCAGCTTTAATTTTTATCTATTACTCACCCTATCCCTACTTTCCCTCTTTTTGTGGCTAATATGATATCTTGTAATTTGGTCAATTGTCCTTCAATTATGTTACCGGTAACTAAAATATCAGCCCCAGCTTTTAGTTTTTCCTTTGCAATCCTATCGCTTCTTATTCCTCCACCTACGATTAAAGGAATATCTATATTTCTCTTGACTTCAGCTATCATTTTATCCGGCACCGAAAGTAGAGAACCGGAACCGGCTTCCAAATAGACAAATTTCATACCGAAATACTGAGCTGTTAAGGCGTATCTGGCCGCCAAATCAATATCTTCTCTTTGAATCAAATCTGCACGACCTATCTCTCCGACTTTCATCCCTGGCTTAACCAATATATAACCCACTGAAATTGGCTCTATCCCTATCTTTTTTATAATTGATACTCCTTTCACTTGCTCTCCGACCAAATACCTTCTATCTTTTGAATTTGACAAACTCAAGAAAAATATAGCGTTGGCATACCTACTCAAAAAGTTAGCACTCGAAGGAAATAAGATTACCGGTAACTCTGTTTTTTTTACTTCTATTACAGTCCGGTCTAAAATCTTCTGCTCTATTGGAGTAGAGCCTCCAACCATTATAGCATCAGTCCCAGCTTCTTTTGCCACCCTGGCTAAATCCTTAGATCTTTTCGTATTTTGTTTTTCGGGATCAATTAAGGTGAAATGCAATCGCTCTTTTTCTAGTTTATCCATCAGATATTCAAATACCTTCATTTTACTCACCCCATATATTTTTGTTAAAGATATTTCATCTTACCAATCACAAAAAATTTTGTCAAATTTTGGCTGTAATTCTAAACTCTATATCTTTTTTCTGACGGGCTTTGGTTGAATAATATTGAGTCAGTTTTTTAGCTTTTTCTATAACTTTTTCAGAAATTCTTGCTTTACTATAATTTCTAACTAAAGTTAAGGGTCCAGGATAATTTTTCATTTCAATTAAAATATCCCGCCCAAAAGCAATTTTCCTAATTTTTTTGTTTTCTTTTTCATCGCGGCCTATAACAACCTTTGATTTATCAAGCCATACATGCCTGCCGAATTTTAATGATTCAATATCATTTTCTTTGCATTTTGGATAGATTTTCAATAGTTCTTTTAATCGCTCGCTAAATTCTGGATCAGTTAATAAACAGCCGCCAGAAGGCGCAGGATATTCTTTCATCTTATATTTTTTAGCTAAAGCAATCTGTTTTTTTCTTGAACGGCCGGAAATATCTAAAAATTCTTTTCTATTCACCCAGCCCAGTTTCTCTGGAATGGTAGGTTTCAGCAATTGAGCAGACAGAGGCCGCAATAAATATCCAGATAAAGAAGATTGTTTTTCTATTAATTCTAATGCTTTTCTATTCTGGCTCATTGGTCTCTCGCCTAAAACCTCGCCAGTGACTATGAAATTAAATCCTTGTTTCTTCATTGTTTTCTTAGCTGTTTCCAGCATTAATATATGGCAATCAATGCAAGGATTTATATTCTTCCCATAGCCATAAATTGGCTTTTTCACTATTTTTAAATGTTCTTCTGAAAAATCAATAACTTTTAGCGACAATTTTATTTGTTTAGCAGCTTCTTTTGCTTGCTCTTCATCAAAAAAATAACTTTTGAGAGTTATTCCCAAAAGCTCTACCACTTGTTCTTGCAAAAGCTTAACAGCTAAAATTGAATCTAACCCGCCTGAAAACAAGATTATAGCTTTAATCTTTTTCATCTAACGGGTTTTAAAAATAAACCGCAATGGCAATGCCCTTTTTCTTCTATTTCAGAATTCATGAAAATACAAGGACAAATTTTCTTGTCATCTTCTTCGTGGTTTCCTGTAATAACTCGGCAAGGACAAAACTTTTTACCATATTTCTCTTCATTATCTAATAATTTTCTCATCAGACCCACTACGACTTCCTTGTTCTGGTTCAATTCAAAACCATTTTCCTGGGCATAAATATTATATTCTTTAAGTAGGGCTTCTATTTTATCATCCATATAATTAAAAACTATCTTCTATTTTTTTTATTAAAACTTCATAAGGAACAAGACCGACTATTCTATCTTTTACTTGGCCTTGTTTAAAAATCATTAAGGTAGGAATCGCCTCAATACCATAAGTCATAGCCGTTCCTCTTGCTTCGTCTACATTAAGTTTCCCGACCTTAATTTTCTCCTGATAATCTTCGGCTATTTTTTCTACCATCGGAGCAATAACTTTGCATGGAGGGCACCAATTAGTATACATATCAACTAAAACAGGCTTGTTACTTTCCAACACTTCCTCTTTAAAATTTTGGTCATTTAAATCAATCATTATTATTAAAACCAGTAGCAATAACTGTAATTTTTATTTCTCCAGGCGCCAAGCTTTTGTCCTGAACTGCCCCAAAAATTATTTTTGCCTTGGAATTAGTGTTTTTCGTAATGATATTTGCAATATCGTTTACTTCATCCAAGCTAATATCTTTTCCTCCACTAACATTGAATAAAATACCTTTTGCCCCATGAATTGAAAAATCAAGCAATGGAGAATTAATCGCTCTGTTTACTGCTTCCTCTGTTCTGTTTTCTCCTTTTCCATAACCAATACCAAACAAGGCAGGACCAGAGTTTTTCATAATTGCTTTTAAATCAGCAAAATCAACATTAATAATGCCCGGAAAAACAATTAAGTCAGAAATCCCCTGAACCGCTTCCCTTAAAACTTCGTCGCATGCCCAAAAAGCAGAAAGTAATGTTGTTTCTTGGTCAATAAGAGAAAGGATTTTGTCGTTGGGAATAATAAGCAAAGTGTCTACCCTATCTTTAAAATTTTCTAATGCTT from Candidatus Parcubacteria bacterium carries:
- the trxA gene encoding thioredoxin, whose protein sequence is MIDLNDQNFKEEVLESNKPVLVDMYTNWCPPCKVIAPMVEKIAEDYQEKIKVGKLNVDEARGTAMTYGIEAIPTLMIFKQGQVKDRIVGLVPYEVLIKKIEDSF
- a CDS encoding tRNA 4-thiouridine(8) synthase ThiI, with translation MKKIKAIILFSGGLDSILAVKLLQEQVVELLGITLKSYFFDEEQAKEAAKQIKLSLKVIDFSEEHLKIVKKPIYGYGKNINPCIDCHILMLETAKKTMKKQGFNFIVTGEVLGERPMSQNRKALELIEKQSSLSGYLLRPLSAQLLKPTIPEKLGWVNRKEFLDISGRSRKKQIALAKKYKMKEYPAPSGGCLLTDPEFSERLKELLKIYPKCKENDIESLKFGRHVWLDKSKVVIGRDEKENKKIRKIAFGRDILIEMKNYPGPLTLVRNYSKARISEKVIEKAKKLTQYYSTKARQKKDIEFRITAKI
- a CDS encoding geranylgeranylglyceryl/heptaprenylglyceryl phosphate synthase; its protein translation is MKVFEYLMDKLEKERLHFTLIDPEKQNTKRSKDLARVAKEAGTDAIMVGGSTPIEQKILDRTVIEVKKTELPVILFPSSANFLSRYANAIFFLSLSNSKDRRYLVGEQVKGVSIIKKIGIEPISVGYILVKPGMKVGEIGRADLIQREDIDLAARYALTAQYFGMKFVYLEAGSGSLLSVPDKMIAEVKRNIDIPLIVGGGIRSDRIAKEKLKAGADILVTGNIIEGQLTKLQDIILATKRGKVGIG
- a CDS encoding MFS transporter; the encoded protein is MTFSNINPVSYLFFFLKRESDRFFTSMAIRGFGFGMITIFVPIYIYQHFNSLPLTFLFFAGIYGLQGALAPFGGQIMMKIGLKKAMLVSLPFFWGFYICLLYFNISQFFIFLSIILYVLGIIFFWPAYHTNFARVSEGKKLGKEVGKLNFVVALPGILAPAIGGTIIALFGYPALFVTVLAVLFSSAIPLFLSKDIHQIYTDSYLGAYQRIFKKENRYHNLAFAILGIEGTINNCIWPLFLAILAIGYITIGSVATVALMISLFFTLYMGRITDKMNKTKLLAIGSVLTSGAWLGKFFVFNPISAFLAQGFYRFARTSAGIPFQTILYQKAEDKGAEIDEFIIYREMAIALPRCAFLIVLAGLSLVISNINFAFILAAVFSLGFIFMGKIPEFKSWFGNKK
- a CDS encoding ferredoxin:thioredoxin reductase; protein product: MDDKIEALLKEYNIYAQENGFELNQNKEVVVGLMRKLLDNEEKYGKKFCPCRVITGNHEEDDKKICPCIFMNSEIEEKGHCHCGLFLKPVR
- the ftsZ gene encoding cell division protein FtsZ, with product MTNLTKIKVIGVGGSGSNAVSRMMKCKIQGIDLIALNTDVQDLAKTQAHKKIRIGREATKGLGAGMNPEIGKKAAEENREEIEQILKDSDMVFITCGLGGGTGSGAGPMVAEIAKKQGALTIAVVTKPFSFEGNQRQLIAEKALENFKDRVDTLLIIPNDKILSLIDQETTLLSAFWACDEVLREAVQGISDLIVFPGIINVDFADLKAIMKNSGPALFGIGYGKGENRTEEAVNRAINSPLLDFSIHGAKGILFNVSGGKDISLDEVNDIANIITKNTNSKAKIIFGAVQDKSLAPGEIKITVIATGFNNND